In one Dasypus novemcinctus isolate mDasNov1 chromosome 25, mDasNov1.1.hap2, whole genome shotgun sequence genomic region, the following are encoded:
- the EIF2B4 gene encoding translation initiation factor eIF2B subunit delta isoform X1 — protein MPTQQPAAPSPPKASRSLSGSLCELFSDADSGSGMKAELSSRPGAGGRELTQEEKLQLRKEKKQQKKKRKEEKGTEPETGSAVSTAKCQGPTREPPGPGNQSGTPGEKIPAGRSKAELRAERRAKQEAERALKQARKGEPGGPPPQACPSTAGETPSGVKHLPERTQVDDPTPLRRLVKKPEQQQVPIREDYGYKVSLFSHLPQYSRQNSLTQYMSIPSSVIHPAMVRLGLQYSQGLVSGSNARCIALLRALQQVIQDYTTPPNEELSRDLVNKLKPYISFLTQCRPLSASMYNAIKFLNKEITGVSSSKREEEAKSELHAAIDRYVQEKIVLAAEAISRSAYKKISNGDVILVYGCSSLVSRILQEAWAKDRRFRVVVVDSRPRLEGRHTLRSLVRAGVPASYLLIPAASYVLPEVSKVLLGADALLANGSVMSQVGTAQLALVARAHNVPVLVCCETYKFCERVQTDAFVSNELDDPDDLLCERGEHVALANWQNHTSLRLLNLVYDVTPPELVDLVITDLGMIPCSSVPVVLRVKSSDQ, from the exons GGCGGCGCCGAGTCCCCCCAAAGCCTCCCGGAGCCTCTCCGGCTCACTTTGCGAACTGTTTTCTGATGCAGACTCGGGATCCGGGATGAAGGCGGAACTTTCTTCCCGGCCAGGG GCAGGTGGGAGGGAGTtgacccaagaagaaaaactACAGCTTCggaaggaaaagaaacaacagaagaagaaacggaaagaggaaaaaggaacagAACCAGAAACTGGCTCTGCTGTATCTACTGCCAAATGTCAAG GCCCAACCAGAGAACCACCAGGGCCTGGCAATCAGTCTGGCACTCCTGGGGAGAAAATTCCAGCTGGTCGGAGTAAAGCTGAACTTCGTGCTGAGCGTCGGGCCAAGCAGGAGGCAGAGCGGGCCCTGAAACAGGCAAGGAAGGGGGAGCCAGGAGGGCCACCTCCTCAGGCCTGCCCCAGCACAGCTGGAGAAACCCCCTCAG gagtaaAACATCTCCCTGAGCGCACTCAGGTTGATGACCCCACACCTCTGAGGAGGCTTGTTAAGAAACCAGAGCAACAACAG GTTCCTATACGAGAGGATTATGGATATAAAGTCAGTCTCTTCTCTCACCTACCCCAATACAGCCGACAAAACTCTCTCACCCAGTATATGAG CATCCCATCCTCTGTGATCCACCCAGCCATGGTGCGGCTCGGCCTGCAGTACTCCCAGGGCCTCGTCAGTGGCTCCAATGCCCGGTGTATTGCCCTGCTCCGTGCCTTGCAGCAG GTGATTCAGGATTATACAACACCTCCCAATGAGGAACTTTCAAGGGATCTAGTGAATAAGCTAAAGCCCTATATCAG CTTCCTGACTCAGTGCCGTCCTCTGTCAGCGAGCATGTACAACGCCATCAAGTTCCTTAACAAGGAGATCACGGGTGTGAGCAGCTCCAAGCGGGAGGAGGAG GCCAAGTCAGAACTTCACGCAGCCATTGATCGGTATGTGCAAGAGAAGATCGTGCTTGCAGCTGAAGCAATTTCACGCTCTGCTTATAAGAAGATCAGTAATGGAGATGTGATCCTGGTATACGGATG CTCATCTCTGGTATCACGAATTCTTCAGGAGGCTTGGGCCAAGGACCGGCGGTTTCGGGTAGTAGTGGTGGACAGCCGGCCACGGCTGGAGGGAAGGCACACACTACGTTCTCTGGTCCGTGCTGGGGTCCCTGCCTCCTATCTGCTGATTCCTGCAGCCTCCTATGTGCTCCCAGAG GTTTCTAAGGTGCTTTTAGGAGCTGATGCACTCCTGGCCAACGGATCTGTGATGTCACAGGTTGGAACAGCACAGCTGGCCCTGGTGGCTCGAGCCCATAATGTGCCAGTGCTGGTCTGCTGTGAAACGTACAAGTTTTGTGAGCGCGTGCAGACAGATGCCTTTGTCTCTAATGAGCTAG ATGACCCTGATGATCTGCTGTGTGAGCGGGGAGAACACGTGGCCCTGGCTAACTGGCAGAACCATACATCCCTACGACTGTTGAATCTGGTCTATGATGTGACCCCCCCGGAGCTTGTGGATCTGGTGATCACGGATCTGGGGATGATCCCTTGCAGTTCCGTGCCTGTGGTCCTGCGAGTCAAGAGCAGTGACCAGTGA
- the EIF2B4 gene encoding translation initiation factor eIF2B subunit delta isoform X2, which yields MAAAAVAVREDSGSGMKAELSSRPGAGGRELTQEEKLQLRKEKKQQKKKRKEEKGTEPETGSAVSTAKCQGPTREPPGPGNQSGTPGEKIPAGRSKAELRAERRAKQEAERALKQARKGEPGGPPPQACPSTAGETPSGVKHLPERTQVDDPTPLRRLVKKPEQQQVPIREDYGYKVSLFSHLPQYSRQNSLTQYMSIPSSVIHPAMVRLGLQYSQGLVSGSNARCIALLRALQQVIQDYTTPPNEELSRDLVNKLKPYISFLTQCRPLSASMYNAIKFLNKEITGVSSSKREEEAKSELHAAIDRYVQEKIVLAAEAISRSAYKKISNGDVILVYGCSSLVSRILQEAWAKDRRFRVVVVDSRPRLEGRHTLRSLVRAGVPASYLLIPAASYVLPEVSKVLLGADALLANGSVMSQVGTAQLALVARAHNVPVLVCCETYKFCERVQTDAFVSNELDDPDDLLCERGEHVALANWQNHTSLRLLNLVYDVTPPELVDLVITDLGMIPCSSVPVVLRVKSSDQ from the exons ACTCGGGATCCGGGATGAAGGCGGAACTTTCTTCCCGGCCAGGG GCAGGTGGGAGGGAGTtgacccaagaagaaaaactACAGCTTCggaaggaaaagaaacaacagaagaagaaacggaaagaggaaaaaggaacagAACCAGAAACTGGCTCTGCTGTATCTACTGCCAAATGTCAAG GCCCAACCAGAGAACCACCAGGGCCTGGCAATCAGTCTGGCACTCCTGGGGAGAAAATTCCAGCTGGTCGGAGTAAAGCTGAACTTCGTGCTGAGCGTCGGGCCAAGCAGGAGGCAGAGCGGGCCCTGAAACAGGCAAGGAAGGGGGAGCCAGGAGGGCCACCTCCTCAGGCCTGCCCCAGCACAGCTGGAGAAACCCCCTCAG gagtaaAACATCTCCCTGAGCGCACTCAGGTTGATGACCCCACACCTCTGAGGAGGCTTGTTAAGAAACCAGAGCAACAACAG GTTCCTATACGAGAGGATTATGGATATAAAGTCAGTCTCTTCTCTCACCTACCCCAATACAGCCGACAAAACTCTCTCACCCAGTATATGAG CATCCCATCCTCTGTGATCCACCCAGCCATGGTGCGGCTCGGCCTGCAGTACTCCCAGGGCCTCGTCAGTGGCTCCAATGCCCGGTGTATTGCCCTGCTCCGTGCCTTGCAGCAG GTGATTCAGGATTATACAACACCTCCCAATGAGGAACTTTCAAGGGATCTAGTGAATAAGCTAAAGCCCTATATCAG CTTCCTGACTCAGTGCCGTCCTCTGTCAGCGAGCATGTACAACGCCATCAAGTTCCTTAACAAGGAGATCACGGGTGTGAGCAGCTCCAAGCGGGAGGAGGAG GCCAAGTCAGAACTTCACGCAGCCATTGATCGGTATGTGCAAGAGAAGATCGTGCTTGCAGCTGAAGCAATTTCACGCTCTGCTTATAAGAAGATCAGTAATGGAGATGTGATCCTGGTATACGGATG CTCATCTCTGGTATCACGAATTCTTCAGGAGGCTTGGGCCAAGGACCGGCGGTTTCGGGTAGTAGTGGTGGACAGCCGGCCACGGCTGGAGGGAAGGCACACACTACGTTCTCTGGTCCGTGCTGGGGTCCCTGCCTCCTATCTGCTGATTCCTGCAGCCTCCTATGTGCTCCCAGAG GTTTCTAAGGTGCTTTTAGGAGCTGATGCACTCCTGGCCAACGGATCTGTGATGTCACAGGTTGGAACAGCACAGCTGGCCCTGGTGGCTCGAGCCCATAATGTGCCAGTGCTGGTCTGCTGTGAAACGTACAAGTTTTGTGAGCGCGTGCAGACAGATGCCTTTGTCTCTAATGAGCTAG ATGACCCTGATGATCTGCTGTGTGAGCGGGGAGAACACGTGGCCCTGGCTAACTGGCAGAACCATACATCCCTACGACTGTTGAATCTGGTCTATGATGTGACCCCCCCGGAGCTTGTGGATCTGGTGATCACGGATCTGGGGATGATCCCTTGCAGTTCCGTGCCTGTGGTCCTGCGAGTCAAGAGCAGTGACCAGTGA